A portion of the Nerophis lumbriciformis linkage group LG37, RoL_Nlum_v2.1, whole genome shotgun sequence genome contains these proteins:
- the LOC133577323 gene encoding uncharacterized protein, whose protein sequence is MCQLQMLRVLVNQRLNAAVEEIFVVFQRTIAQYEAELSRTKEENHQLLDAVCKKHQLQDVREEHLLPEQQEWTEQEEPQTLRIKEEEEEHSISQEFPVTGVVVKSEDDEVKGESEEEPPREADGDHCGGPPTNKFVAPLSRSHSPDTDEAGQTRHTDNTHSKCSHCDKTFKYRSYLRIHMRTHTGEKPFMCSVCCKRFSLKENLKKHTRLHTGEKPFMCLICSKRFTRKAHLIFHTSIHTGVRPFSCSVCGKGYMQNADLTVHMRKHTGEKPFSCPNCNKSFCYRSALVRHMRRHTGEKASSCSLKGSPISTSVRNTCSKSTVKT, encoded by the exons ATGTGTCAACTACAAATGTTGAGAGTGTTGGTGAATCAGCGACTAAATGCTGCTGTTGAAGAAATATTCGTAGTGTTCCAAAGAACCATCGCACaatacgaggcggaactttctCGAACCAAAGAGGAGAaccatcaactactggacgctgtttgcaAGAAACATCAACTTCAAG acgtccgtgaagaacatcttctccctGAGCAGCAGGAGTGGACGGAGCAAGAGGAGCCACAGACCCTGCGcatcaaagaggaagaggaggaacacagcatcagtcaggagttCCCAGTGACCGGTGTggttgtgaagagtgaagatgatgaggtcaaaggtgaaagtgaggaggagCCTCCaagagaagctgatggagaccactgtggaggaccaCCAACAAACAAGTTTGTAGCTCCACTATCAAGGTcgcactctcctgacactgatgaagcTGGTCAAAcacgtcacactgacaacacacactcgaaatgttctcactgtgacaaaacttttaaataccgCAGTTATCTGAgaatacacatgagaacgcacactggagagaaaccgttcaTGTGCTCAGTTTGTTGCAAAAGATTCTCTCTAAAGGAGAATTTGAAAAAACACACAAGactacacactggagagaaaccattcATGTGCTTAATTTGTAGTAAACGATTCACCAGGAAGGCACATTTGATATTCCACACAAGTATACACACTGGTGTAAGACCCTTTAGttgttcagtctgtggtaaaggttaTATGCAAAATGCTGATTTGACAGTACACATGCGaaaacacactggtgaaaaaccattttCCTGTCCAAACTGCAACAAAAGCTTTTGTTACCGATCAGCACTTGTAAGACACATGAGGAGACACACAGGCGAGAAAGCATCGAGTTGCAGTTTGAAAGGTTCTcctataagtaccagtgtaaggaACACATGTTCCAAATCAACTGTCAAAACATGA